From a region of the Desulfonatronum sp. SC1 genome:
- a CDS encoding EAL and HDOD domain-containing protein gives MQAGNARGDSAELNGGKSGCSEPIYVARQPVFDRDMDIWGYELLFRHSSQSTSARIDDENEATCKVIADGFGLVEDLLAPAQKVLINYPGEMLIQGAPRALPSGVAIVEILETVQPTPEILDICAQLKAEGYVLALDDFVGQPGYEALLQLADLVKVDVLNLEYDQIKAIVGGLRRIGNCRLLAEKVEDLAMFDQCRKHGFDLFQGYFFSRPELVSGKKLSANQISKLQLLKELGVSDLELGRVAIIIQQDVSLSYRLLRYINSPGVGLPNKITSINQAVNLLGQRKIVTWLRVLIMAEMKTTPQSGELLLLSMQRAKYLETLREAGAPARLSGEGMFLLGLFSFLDVILGQPMPDILAKLSLEPRLEAALLGRDDELGVWLDLAAACERGEWDTAEALLSDLNLTSEHSARVLNESALWAKQFLDAS, from the coding sequence ATGCAGGCTGGCAATGCCCGGGGTGACTCGGCGGAGCTGAACGGGGGCAAGAGCGGATGCTCTGAGCCGATTTACGTGGCTCGGCAGCCGGTTTTTGATCGGGACATGGATATCTGGGGCTATGAATTGCTTTTCCGGCACAGCTCCCAAAGCACTTCGGCCCGGATCGACGATGAAAACGAGGCGACCTGCAAGGTGATCGCGGATGGATTTGGTCTGGTCGAGGATTTGCTTGCACCGGCTCAGAAGGTTCTGATCAATTATCCTGGGGAGATGTTGATTCAAGGCGCGCCACGAGCCTTGCCGTCCGGAGTGGCCATAGTGGAAATCCTGGAAACGGTTCAGCCGACTCCGGAGATTTTGGACATCTGTGCCCAGCTCAAGGCCGAGGGCTATGTTCTGGCCCTGGACGATTTTGTCGGCCAGCCCGGTTACGAGGCCCTGTTGCAACTGGCGGACCTGGTCAAGGTGGACGTGCTCAATCTGGAATACGATCAAATCAAAGCCATTGTCGGCGGCCTGCGACGGATCGGCAACTGTCGTCTGCTGGCGGAGAAGGTCGAGGATCTGGCCATGTTCGACCAATGCCGAAAGCATGGTTTCGACCTTTTTCAAGGCTATTTTTTCAGTCGGCCGGAACTGGTCAGCGGCAAGAAGCTTTCGGCCAACCAGATTTCCAAGCTGCAACTGCTCAAGGAACTGGGCGTATCGGATCTCGAACTTGGACGAGTCGCCATCATCATCCAGCAAGACGTGTCCCTGAGTTACCGTTTGTTGCGGTACATCAATTCTCCCGGGGTCGGCTTGCCCAATAAAATCACGTCCATCAACCAGGCCGTGAATCTCCTGGGGCAGCGCAAGATCGTCACTTGGCTGCGGGTTTTGATCATGGCCGAGATGAAGACCACGCCCCAATCCGGGGAGCTGCTTTTGCTTTCCATGCAACGCGCCAAATATCTGGAGACCTTGCGTGAAGCCGGAGCACCGGCCCGGCTCTCCGGCGAGGGCATGTTCCTCCTTGGTCTGTTTTCCTTTTTGGACGTTATTCTCGGTCAGCCCATGCCCGATATTCTGGCCAAGCTTTCCCTGGAACCTCGCCTGGAGGCCGCCTTGCTGGGACGGGATGATGAGTTGGGAGTCTGGCTGGATCTGGCCGCGGCCTGTGAACGGGGTGAATGGGACACGGCCGAGGCCTTATTGAGCGACCTGAACCTGACATCCGAGCACTCGGCCAGGGTCCTCAACGAGTCCGCTTTATGGGCCAAGCAGTTCCTGGATGCGTCCTGA
- a CDS encoding PAS domain-containing sensor histidine kinase → MGQAVPGCVLIMPNSASIRSRTGATPETAFGVDDPDFFDHAPIGIFTSTPEGRFLSVNPVLARMYGYETPGELLESIRDIAAQAYVDPAEREEFKRVLEKYGQVFNYESRRLHRDGTIIWVSVNARGVRDETGGIALYQGFTTDITKIKLDHQKLWESENRNKALLNALPDLMFLLNREGVFLDYHAPGGGLLMEPDLFLGRYVMDVLEPDIGELTLRHIDQVAKDGACVSYGYEAEIEGETRYFESRLTACGLNFLAIVRDVTVLRRSREALGEQTRLLEKITDNMLEIVAITDLEGKVRFLSKSNRLLGYALDSQVGRNIMDLVHPEDKPWVMAAFEDFLAVKDGTRMVELRYQRADGSYIWLETVGSFIFDSQGNPREILFSSRDITEKKQLEIIRKEQQEQLIQASKMTALGTLVAGVAHEINNPNNLIMLNTPILERSWKDASPILDEYWRKNPDLKLAGIPFGEMCPHVLDLFAGISEGSRRIAKIITELKDFARQSPLNMADQVDINEVVGSALVLIRKTISGYTDDFNVILASRIPLIQGDHQKLEQVVVNLLVNACQSLVDKKQAVTLETFHAPDRQAVAVRITDQGEGIRPEDMSRIIDPFYSTRHKIGGTGLGLSISSAIVQDHGGALHFDSQPGQGTTVTVYLGKIVK, encoded by the coding sequence ATGGGCCAAGCAGTTCCTGGATGCGTCCTGATCATGCCCAATTCCGCTTCGATTCGCTCCAGAACCGGCGCCACGCCCGAAACAGCTTTCGGCGTCGACGACCCGGATTTCTTCGATCACGCTCCCATTGGCATCTTCACGTCCACGCCCGAGGGGAGGTTTCTTTCGGTCAACCCCGTCCTGGCAAGAATGTACGGCTATGAAACCCCTGGTGAACTCCTGGAGTCCATTCGGGACATCGCGGCGCAGGCGTACGTCGATCCCGCGGAGAGAGAGGAATTCAAGAGGGTGCTGGAAAAATACGGTCAGGTTTTCAATTATGAAAGCAGACGATTACACCGGGACGGTACGATTATCTGGGTGTCCGTGAACGCGAGGGGCGTGCGTGACGAAACAGGAGGTATCGCCCTTTACCAGGGATTTACCACGGATATTACCAAGATCAAGCTGGATCACCAAAAATTGTGGGAAAGCGAGAACAGAAACAAGGCCCTGCTCAACGCCCTGCCCGACTTGATGTTTCTGTTAAACCGGGAGGGAGTGTTTTTGGATTATCACGCGCCGGGCGGAGGTCTGCTGATGGAGCCTGATTTGTTTCTGGGGCGCTACGTGATGGATGTCCTCGAGCCGGATATCGGCGAACTGACCCTTCGGCACATCGACCAGGTCGCAAAGGACGGAGCATGCGTTTCCTACGGCTACGAAGCGGAGATCGAGGGTGAAACCAGGTATTTCGAGAGTCGACTGACGGCCTGCGGGCTCAATTTTCTAGCCATTGTCCGGGACGTCACGGTCCTCAGAAGATCACGGGAAGCTCTCGGGGAGCAAACGCGATTGCTGGAGAAAATCACCGACAACATGCTTGAAATCGTGGCGATCACGGATTTGGAAGGGAAGGTACGGTTTTTGAGCAAATCCAACAGGCTTTTGGGGTATGCCCTCGACTCCCAGGTTGGCAGGAACATCATGGACCTCGTGCATCCCGAGGACAAGCCGTGGGTCATGGCTGCTTTCGAGGATTTTCTGGCCGTCAAGGACGGTACGCGTATGGTGGAGTTGAGATATCAGCGGGCTGACGGAAGCTATATCTGGCTGGAGACAGTGGGCAGCTTTATTTTTGACTCTCAGGGCAATCCCAGGGAAATACTCTTCAGCTCCCGGGACATCACCGAGAAAAAGCAACTGGAAATCATCAGAAAAGAACAGCAGGAGCAACTGATTCAGGCCTCCAAGATGACCGCCCTGGGTACGCTTGTGGCCGGGGTGGCTCACGAGATCAACAACCCCAACAACCTGATCATGCTCAACACGCCCATTCTGGAGCGATCCTGGAAGGACGCGTCACCCATTCTGGACGAGTATTGGCGCAAGAACCCGGACCTGAAGCTGGCCGGGATTCCCTTTGGCGAGATGTGTCCGCATGTCCTGGATCTCTTTGCCGGGATCAGTGAAGGAAGCAGACGCATAGCCAAGATCATCACCGAATTGAAGGATTTCGCCCGGCAGTCGCCCCTGAATATGGCCGACCAGGTGGACATCAACGAGGTGGTCGGGTCGGCCCTGGTTTTGATCCGGAAGACCATCTCCGGGTACACGGACGACTTCAACGTGATACTCGCGTCGCGCATACCGCTGATTCAGGGGGACCATCAAAAGCTGGAGCAGGTCGTGGTCAACCTGTTGGTCAACGCCTGCCAATCCCTGGTCGACAAAAAACAGGCCGTTACCCTGGAAACGTTTCATGCCCCGGACCGCCAGGCCGTGGCCGTGCGGATCACGGACCAGGGCGAGGGGATCCGTCCCGAGGACATGAGCCGCATCATTGATCCGTTTTACAGTACGCGGCACAAGATCGGGGGCACCGGCCTGGGGCTGTCCATCAGCTCCGCGATTGTTCAGGACCATGGAGGCGCCCTGCACTTTGATTCCCAGCCCGGACAAGGGACCACGGTAACCGTGTACTTGGGCAAGATCGTGAAGTGA